Part of the Paludisphaera borealis genome, ATCATCGCCGTCAGCAACAGCCCGATGACGACGGCCTGGAGCGCCATGAGCAGGATCGCGCGGAACAGGATGAAGAGCTGGCGGAGATAGATCCAGATCACCAGCCGCCGGGCGCCGCGCAAGGGAAGCAGGTATTCGCGCCAGTAGATGGGATCGTCGTCGACGGGGGGGCGGTAGCCGCCGAAGGCGTCCCACGCCTTGGGATGCGGCTCGCGGAGCCGGAGGCTGGCGACGACGCCGGCCAGGATCACCCCGATCACGACCAGTTGCAAGGCCGCCATCAGGTGCAGCCGGCCGGCGAGGGCGTCGGCCATCCCCGGCCCGCGCGTGAGCCACCCGATGTCGGTCACGAGCGACAGCGGGCTCGACGGCGCCAGCCACGAGCAGAACCGCCTGACTTCGACCAGGAGATCGCCCCAGAGGCTCCCCGCGACGACCGGCAGGCGCGAAACCACGGGTAAGCCGACCAGCCACATCGTCGTCCAGGCGGAGGACTCCACGATCGCGATGGTGGAGCGGTCCCGCCGCGCCGACGCCAGAATCCCGAAGCTCCCCGCGACGGCCACGGTGCTGATCAGCACCGCGAACGCCTCGATCGCCAGCAAGGGGGGCAGCCCCGCCCAACGGCCGCCGACGATGAGGAATGGCAAGCCGACGAGCGTCAGCAAGAGCGACGGCAGCACCCGGCCCGCCAGCTTCGTCACGGCCAGCTCAAGCCGCGTCAGCCGCGTCAGCAGCAACAGCGAGAGCGTGTCCTTCTCTCGCTCCTCGGCGATGCTGACGGCGGCCGACATCGCGGCATGCATGCCGAGGACCAGAATCTCGAACCCGATCGCCACGGCGAAGACATAGGCCGCATAAGCATGCACGGCTCCGGAGTTGTAAGCGTCGTCCTCGTCCGCCGGATCGAAGCCCAGCGCGGGCGCGACGACGCATGCGCCGATCAGCAGCCCCAGCAGGGCGCGGACGACGAACCAGCCCCGGCCGCGGGTCGCGGCCTTCATCTCGCGGCGGACGATCGGACCTGGAAGCACGTGCCGCCTTCCATTCGAGTTGCATTTCCATGCCAGTCGAGCCTCGACCGATCAGCAAGATTAACCGCTCGTCGAAGGGGGTTCCATAACGCTGTCGACGCTGCTCGTACTTGACCCGTCCGCCGCGACGGACGATGATGCGCGCCGATCATCTCAACTCAAGGAGATCGGCGATGACGACGGGCATGCGCAAGACGGGCGAATTCTGCTGGTTCAACATGCTGACCCCGCGGCCGGCGGAGGCGCGGGCGTTCTTCGACGCGCTGCTCGGATGGACGTACGAGGAGATCCCCGGCGTCGGCCACATCGTGCAGGTCGGCGGTCGCAACGCGGGGGGGCTGTTCGACCTCGAAGGCCCCCAGACGCCCGAGGGGACGCCGCCGCTGATCGGCGTGATGGTCAAGGTCGAGAGCGCCGACGCGACGGGCGACAAGGTGACGTCGCTCGGGGGCAAGGCGAGGCCGGCGTTCGACGTGATGGACCAGGGGCGCATGGCCGTCTGCACCGACCCCAACGGCGCCGAGTTCGACGTGTGGGAGCCGAAGAAGTCGCAAGGGACCGACGTCGACCCCCGCCGCCACGGCGCGCCGAGCTGGTTCGAGAACATGACGACCGACGTCGACCGCGCCTCGACGTTCTACTCCGCGCTGTTCGGCTGGACCCCCGAAGTCACGAAGATGCCGCACGGCCCGGATTACACGACCTTCAAGCTCGACGGCGCGGAGGTCGCGGGCATGCGGGCGATCACGCCTCAGATGGAAGGATCGCGGCCGCGCTGGGCGACGTACTTCGCGGTGGACGACGCCGACGCGACCGCGCGCGAGGCGGTCGAGCTGGGCGCGATGATCGTCTTCGCGCTGCGCGAGGTGCCGGGCGTCGGCCGGTTCTGCGGCATCGCCTCGCCCCAGGGCGTGCCGTTCTTCGTGATCGAATACGCGCGCTGACCCCGCGCCTGGCGGCCCGCCGGGGCGAGGGCATAAGATGGACCCGACGCCGAGTTTCGCCCGGCCGACGAGGTCGCCTCGGCCCTTTCCCGCGTACCGACGGAGGAGCCGATGAGAAACGCGATGATCGTCCTGCTGGCCCTGGCGATGCTCGGCGGCGCGGCGAGGGCCGACGAACCGAGGTTCACACGGGGGCTGCCGACGTCGGCCGACTTTTTCCCGGTCGCCGTCTGGCTCCAGAGTCCGTCAAACGCGCGGAAATATAAGGATGTCGGGATTAATGTCTACGTCGGCCTGTATCGAGGTCCGACGGCCGAGCAGCTCGACGCGCTCGACGCGGCGGGGATTCGGGTGTTCGCCGGGCAGAACCGGGCGGCGCTCGGGTTCAAGGATCGGCCGACGATCGTCGGCTGGCTGCAAGACGACGAGCCCGACAACGCCCAGGAGCTGCGCGGAGGCAAGGGCTACGGCCCGCCCGTCACCCCCGAGGCCGTCGTCAAGCGGTATCACGAAATCCAGAAGGCCGACCCGACGCGCCCGGTGATGCTCAACCTGGGGCAGGGGGTGGCGTGGGACGGCTGGTACGGCCGAGGGGTGCGGACGAACCATCCCGAGGACTACCCGGAATACATCAAGGGTTGCGATATCGCCTCGTTCGACATCTA contains:
- a CDS encoding VOC family protein, whose protein sequence is MTTGMRKTGEFCWFNMLTPRPAEARAFFDALLGWTYEEIPGVGHIVQVGGRNAGGLFDLEGPQTPEGTPPLIGVMVKVESADATGDKVTSLGGKARPAFDVMDQGRMAVCTDPNGAEFDVWEPKKSQGTDVDPRRHGAPSWFENMTTDVDRASTFYSALFGWTPEVTKMPHGPDYTTFKLDGAEVAGMRAITPQMEGSRPRWATYFAVDDADATAREAVELGAMIVFALREVPGVGRFCGIASPQGVPFFVIEYAR
- a CDS encoding ABC transporter permease subunit, with the protein product MLPGPIVRREMKAATRGRGWFVVRALLGLLIGACVVAPALGFDPADEDDAYNSGAVHAYAAYVFAVAIGFEILVLGMHAAMSAAVSIAEEREKDTLSLLLLTRLTRLELAVTKLAGRVLPSLLLTLVGLPFLIVGGRWAGLPPLLAIEAFAVLISTVAVAGSFGILASARRDRSTIAIVESSAWTTMWLVGLPVVSRLPVVAGSLWGDLLVEVRRFCSWLAPSSPLSLVTDIGWLTRGPGMADALAGRLHLMAALQLVVIGVILAGVVASLRLREPHPKAWDAFGGYRPPVDDDPIYWREYLLPLRGARRLVIWIYLRQLFILFRAILLMALQAVVIGLLLTAMIGTMIGAGYFGYRAFQEAWWGRAFPSGPYEARDAFNFFIRCVTFFVGLSPAAATAATLAAQIVAERDKKTWDSLLATPLTGPEILGSKMRGITRSLWQAMRWLVPLWLLGVVCDALHPLGFLTAAAGLCAVAALGLALGGAAALKPGATSQTVNSQAALWMVALMGLGAMTILAPLCSAHHVAMLWTWSPWHPRAAIVVIAAVLLTIAASLTIAHWLIRRSFARFDEWVGRPHRKEAAPGAAPSVDDEARPTVPLRARSASE